A window of Hemiscyllium ocellatum isolate sHemOce1 chromosome 10, sHemOce1.pat.X.cur, whole genome shotgun sequence genomic DNA:
ACCGGTTGTAAAGACCCAACTGACCGCACAGACTGAGTTCAAATAACTGAAGTGCGGATGGAGGATCTTCTGGTCTGGATGGTAAAGCAACGTACCGAGCATCGCCTTTACTTACAAGAGGAACTCGCATTATAAAATTCAAAATTGTTTTAAGCATTACCATCAGTCAATGCAGTTTGAGCCCAGTGGTAATGATGGAAGTGGGAGAAGGGTATAATCAGATTTATCCATGGAATTGCGCATGCCTCCAAAATGTACTTAAATTATTAAATTCCCAAGATACGCATTCCAACTATTATGACTGTGTAATCCGATAACCTTACGTAAATACTCTTTATGCTGTAGTTTCTCAATAACCCATTAATGGTGATCTTGGAGCGCGAGTACATAATTATATAGAACACACTCACTAGTGGCGCCTTCCTTGGAATTACAAAAAGAGTGGTCATTCATTCAatcatattttcttttaaaatatattttgggCAAGTATTTCGGTCAGTGGAGTAATGTACACTTGCTGCAAAGCCACTTTCCCGTGATTTAGTTCAGCCAACGAATGTTTGCATTCAGCTTTCTAACCCACTGAAGCAGTTTGTTGTTATAGCTGCCGTCAACTGTATGGACCCTATCTAATAACGAAGTGTCGGACAATGCCTAATAAATCTCTATTAAAACTGGTCGAAAAAGTAACCATACCACAGTCCAATACATTGACTTGATTCTATTTATCCCACAGTGTTCTTTAAAACTTGCTTCACTTCCTCAAACATTAATTGTATTTCCATTCAGAATATTACTTTAAAATAAAGAttttcagaaaacagatttttttttcaaaatcaaaatACCAAGGCCCCAGCTTTTAAACTTATATGAATTGAAGGGTAATGCTTAAACTAATCGGAATCCAACTGTAAAGTCAGCTCCACAGAGCAATGTCTTGGTGTCAATTACCCAGCTAGAATGGAAACTTACGAGGAAATCTAAATGCAGGCCTATTTATATCTCTATAATGAACAAACAGGTTTAGAGGTAGAAAATAAAAGATAAATAGACACATACATAAACAAACATAAATACACAGCTATTACAAAGCTAAACACGTGTAAACGGATGTTTGCAGAGAACGAAACTTGCATATCAATGAATATTAAAACACTTCTATATTAATATGGAGATGACTGAAGATGAAAAATTACCAGAAACTACTTTTCATTTAAATCATGTGAAGATGCTTAGAAAAATTTCCTGAATATAGGAAATATTTAAATGTATTGTTAAAATATTAGATAGTTTTGGCATAATTGTGGTCATATTATTGTATTAATAACTTATATTTCGTGTTTTCGTTGTCTGCCTCTGTATTGCTTTCAAAGTGCCAGTTGTGTAGTAACATCACTCCGTGCCACACTCTGACATGACTTAAGATTCATAAGAAACAATGTTTTGAATGATATATTTGGGACGAGTGATGTGATTATGCGTCATCAGAAAGTTCATATTCCATTAAACCTTTCACCAACTCCTAACATTTATAAATGTAATCTGAAGTAGCATTTCAACCTctcaaagaaaacaaacccacCTGAATTAATATCGTAAAATTCTATATAATATCCATCTTTAAGATGAACCGTAATCAACCGTGCAGATACAGCCTCTGTAAATGACATACTGGAGATGAAATAAAATCTCTCCTTGAAATAAGACCGCATCAGTTGCGCGCCACATTAAATCCAATTGCTATTACCAAAGTTAAATGCCATTACTATGAATAAAAGACATGAATTTATTTGCAGTCTAATTTAAGAGTTTTCTCAGTAGAATGTTTAACAATATTTAACATTAGAGGAAAGAAAATCCTTTATAGTATCTCGCATTTGATAATTAATTGCCTTTTCGTTTAATAATCAGATTAGTAATGGAATCCAGAATTTTCTAAAATTTGGTATTTCAATTTATAATGTTGTGGCTTTCAAGGCATGGCCAATTATATGTGTCCGCTTATGGTTCCTTACCTacattcgtgtgtgtgtgtgtgtgtgtgtttggggggaggGAAAGAGTCCTCTGCAATGTATTTGTGCTGCCGAAAGAAAGGGACACTTAGTCGAAGCTTTCCGTCCTGCAATCATCAGACCAAGTGACAAGAAATTCCAGAGGGAAACTTGTTATTTGTCTCTTGACTTTGGTTTCTTGTGAATTGCCCTGACGAGTGCAAAATAAAAGCTTTTTGTCTTTTTCATCAATACTTACTTTCTTTACCACCAAACAACTTTTTGTTTATCCGTGTGGTTCTGTATTCCATGCACTTCAATTATGCTGAGGCTTTGCACTCAACTAATTCGATAAAACAACATTTCGCTTTCAGGGGCATGTTTAAAATTTACAATTACGCGGCACCAATAAAACCCACTTTGCCTTCGTTACAAACGCCCCTCCATTTAACTTTTACTTTCAGTATGCAGTTTAGAATCAGTGCGGCCGACTTGCTCATTGTGATCATTTCCTTCCATAAGCctatcagatcctggggattattTGCCACAATTCTGCTACTTTCTCTTTTGCGATCTCGCCGCAAACGTAGCCCAGCGTTTCCCTGGACCAGATTTTCTTTTGTGATTGTAGCATGTCAAGGTACCgaaatcattttgtttttaagtttTAATTCTCCCTCACAGTGTGCACTTGTTCCTTATTTTGATCTTTATTTTGTTTGCTCAATATCACAAGAGCAAATTGAAACTCGTACCACCTTTTGCAATATGCATCGTAGCTCAAAGCAGCTGCACACTCCCTTTTGTAGTTCACTGGTTTGAATCCTGTGGGTTTTCTAAAATCTGACTGAATAAGAAACGGAAACGCGAACCGTTTGGTTCCACCTGTTTAGTCCACTTGGGGAACGTCAGAGAGCGAAAGGACTCTCGCGAATCCCATCTTTCAATTACAATGCTCATAACGAACCAATTTCTTTTTGCTGTTTCTGTGTATTTGGGAAATGAACATCCAATTCCCTTTTTACTTGACATTTTTAAACATACAAAGCAAAGGCACAACCTCTCGCCATCAATAAGTAATTGTTAAAAAAAACGGCTCAGCTGCACTGAGCCACGACCGACCGTTTCTCATGAGCGTCCGAACCGCCACTTCCTCGTCCCAATTAGCACTTAACAAAGAGCGCGCGTAAAGACTTATTGCCCAGCGTTGCTCTGGCGTGTTTATCTTTGTTTTGCTTCAGTGGCCTCTCCTCGACTAATTGTTGGCTCTGCCCACGGACACTTCCTTCATGAACAATAAACTGATGACTTCTTTGGGACCACTGACTTGGAGGTGAAGATCTCCCACTTCCAGTGTTGAAACTGTGGCCCAGAAATGAACATGAATCGAATTGTTATCCGCGAAATCTCCAAATCCAGAGCGAAAGGTGTAACAGATGACCCCTCCCCAAACGAAAACCGTCAATGTGAATATGACTGAACTAACCTTGATTACTGTTAGCATCTAGCACTCGCCAGTGGTTCAAACCGAAAACACTGTTCAAGGAACAAACGACACAAAGGTGCGGGGAGTTAGTAATGAATTTATTTACCTGCATGGCCTGGTCTCCTCTTGTCTTCCCGAATCCACCTCCCATAGCGTGGTGGTCATTTCCAAATCAGTTGCTGAGCGCAAGTAGATACACGGCATCTTTAAAACTGATTGACTTGGAAAGGGGCGGGTTAACGCGTCTTCTACTCCAACCCGATTGGATCTGTCtcggggagagaaagggagaccaaaaaaaaatgaactgttTGAAAGTAACTTACTGACGGAGGCGTTGCTTTTAGTCTCCACCTCCCGTCCCTCCCGCCCCCGAGTGAATTACCTGCTTTGGTGCAGGTTGTCCCGCTCTGTTCCTCACCAAGTCTCCACTCGGCTGTAACATCGCCGCTCTCCCTTTGACCTCTCTCGAAATTGTTCCAACCAGGAAGAGAGGCGAAGattaaaacaacaaaaaagaGGAAAGAGCCTGTGATGTTGAACATGGGAGATCAGAAGCAGCCGAAAATGGTCCCAAAGTGCACCTCCTTCAGCATCAAGAGCTTGCTGCTCCCTGAAgcggttcagcagcagcagcagcagcagcagcagcagcagcacagcgaCACCGAGCTCAAAGCTGACTTTAAATACCAGGACAGCCCGGAGACACAGCTCGCCCCTGCTGTGGAGGAGGAAGAGGACGAGGAGCACAAAAAAGACGAGAAGAAACACGGCAAGTACGACAAGCCACCGTTCAGCTACAATGCCCTCATCATGATGGCAATCCGGCAGAGCCCAGACAAGAGGCTCACCCTGAACGGTATCTACGAATTTATCATGAAGAATTTCCCTTACTACCGGGACAACAAGCAGGGCTGGCAGAACTCCATCCGCCACAACCTCAGCCTTAATAAGTGCTTCGTCAAGGTGCCCCGGCACTACGATGACCCGGGCAAAGGCAACTACTGGATGTTGGACCCGTCCAGCGACGATGTGTTCATCGGCGGAACCACGGGCAAACTGCGGCGGAGATCGGCCACCTCAAGGGGCAAGCTGGCTTTCAAAAGAGGGCTCCGCCTCTCTCCGTCTGGCCTCGGCTTGATGGACCGGGGTAACCCTTTGTATTGGCCTCTGTCCCCCttcctgtccctgcaccatccccaTAACAGCCTCAACTACAGCAGCGCTGCCTCGAGTTTCCTGAACCAAGCTCCCACTTACAGCTCCTTGCTTTCCGGTTGTGGGGCTGGCGTCGATCAGATGTCCAGCGGAGACCTCTCTCACCCATTGTTAAGGGGATCCGTACAGTGTGGTTTGACCAACGGATACACGGTGAACCCTTGCTCTGTGAGCTTGCTGTCGGGCCAGACCGGCTACTTCTTCCCGTCCCTGCATCACTCGCAGTCAGTGCAACACCAGAACGGAACCGGCATGGGCAACCCGGGCGCCACTTCCAGCTCTCCCCCAGCAGCTTCGCCCCTCATCACCGAGACCCTCAGACCGTCTCTGTCCACTTTCCCGTCCGGACTCGCCGCTGGATTTACCAGCTACCTGTCACAGCAGAACGGAGGGGCTGCTGGCAATTCGTTTTTGCACTGATCTAGGCCCAGGAAGTGACAGTAGGTAGCAAACAGTGCTATGCAAAACTACAGCTGCACCTTACTTCAGGAAATCTGTGCTGATATATTCGCTAGATTATTATATCTGGTTTTAGACGAAACTTGACTCTTATATGCTGTGAGGGAAAAAAATCATTTAATAATCCCCGAGGCTGTAGTTTCATCCTGTAGCAATCGTAATGTCGAAGGTATCTTGCACACGTGCTACTGCAACAACGGAAAAATGCTCCTGCCTTTTTTTATAGTTTAATTGTAAagggagaaaaacaaaaaaaaacaatgcaacCGGTTTCCTTTGCAATATTAACGTGGCACAAAGGGAAAACGTTACCTTTAGTCTGAAACCTGGACTTCTCTTTAACCAAAGGTAACACTATTGCATAATCTAAAATATTATCGAAACGTTTGGAGTATGTTTGTTTTTTTGCTCTTGTGTGTTCAACACTATTTATTATTTATAAAGATGTACATATATGTATTTATAATTTAATAAGTTGCACAATAATGTCTCCCTAACATTGTAGGTTATTTAATTCTCTTGTACTAATTAACTTGGAAGTAGTAGCAAATGTGGTGACATTTTATTTTTCGCTATCTGAAATGGTTGCACCATTATTTTTATTCATCTCTATAAAAGCGCCTTAATAAACACAGACAAACGGGGGTTTCTGTAAAACGTGGACcgctgtgaaatatttatttccTCTTCGAATGATCATAGTCTTAAAATGCCGGCTCCTTGTTTGCACTGCTCAGGACTTTTCCCCCGAATTATTTCAACAGAGACAGATAAATATGAGCACAAATTTCACAAGTACTTCATTTTggcgtgtgtatgtgtttgtgtgtgcattggATTGTCTTCAACACATTTAAACGGTGTGTTACAACTTGAAAACGAAATCGCGAAAACATTTTTTTGCACAACTCAGCCTGTTAAGGATTTCCTCAAAAAAACCTTGGTTTTTGAAAGGTCAGAAACCTTTTACCGAAACTTGAGTTATTTGTGGGTTGTTTTGATGGGAAGGTATTTGATTGGAGGCGAGACTCTTTATGGAAATAGTTATCGTGCCAGAAGCGTCAAACTACATGGAATTATAATGAGTGCCAAGACCGAGGGAGTGATAAAATCCCACAGTCTGCGTGTCTGTACAATTGTACATAATTGCTCAGAGAAACACGTGTCAGCTCGCCTACATTAGACGGAAGATGTATTTTGTTTGTAATGTGGCCCAATCTTCATATCGAATACCATTTGCCCTGCAGTTTTCTCTTCATATTTTGTGTGTACAATTTTCGTCATAACTGATGTCCGACCTTCTCCATCCAGGGAAGGAAATTGTTTAGTGATGAATTTGAAACTGATCGAGTAATGCAGACGCAAATCGAAATTCGCAAATGCATT
This region includes:
- the LOC132819365 gene encoding forkhead box protein G1-like encodes the protein MLNMGDQKQPKMVPKCTSFSIKSLLLPEAVQQQQQQQQQQQHSDTELKADFKYQDSPETQLAPAVEEEEDEEHKKDEKKHGKYDKPPFSYNALIMMAIRQSPDKRLTLNGIYEFIMKNFPYYRDNKQGWQNSIRHNLSLNKCFVKVPRHYDDPGKGNYWMLDPSSDDVFIGGTTGKLRRRSATSRGKLAFKRGLRLSPSGLGLMDRGNPLYWPLSPFLSLHHPHNSLNYSSAASSFLNQAPTYSSLLSGCGAGVDQMSSGDLSHPLLRGSVQCGLTNGYTVNPCSVSLLSGQTGYFFPSLHHSQSVQHQNGTGMGNPGATSSSPPAASPLITETLRPSLSTFPSGLAAGFTSYLSQQNGGAAGNSFLH